From Streptomyces sp. NBC_01754, a single genomic window includes:
- a CDS encoding DEAD/DEAH box helicase codes for MNRTRTNRTTRTNGDTRTNSTRTDDRSFRPRGGGYAGASRSGGGGRRPASVRGEFALPKTVTPALPAVEVFADLGLPEQLLAALVAEGMSVPFPIQAATLPNTLVGRDVLGRGRTGSGKTLAFGLALLARTAGRRAEPRQPLALVLVPTRELAQQVTDALTPYARSVRLRLATVVGGMSIGRQSSALRGGSEIVVATPGRLKDLIDRGDCRLDQVDITVLDEADQMADMGFMPQVTALLDQVRPGGQRMLFSATLDRNVDLLVRRYLSDPVVHSVDPSAATVTTMEHHVLHVHGTDKQATTTEIAAREGRVIMFLDTKHAVDRLTRDLLNSGVRAAALHGGKSQPQRTRTLAQFKSGHVTVLVATNVAARGIHVDNLDLVVNVDPPTDHKDYLHRGGRTARAGESGSVVTLVTPDQRRSMTRLMSDAGIRPQVTQVRSGEAELSRITGAQAPSGVPVVIAAPVTERPKRGGASRPGRGRPAQSTRRAARRPAYGSAA; via the coding sequence GGTGCTTCCAGGTCAGGCGGCGGCGGCCGTCGCCCCGCCTCGGTGCGAGGTGAGTTCGCGCTGCCGAAGACGGTCACCCCCGCGCTGCCCGCCGTCGAGGTGTTCGCCGACCTCGGTCTGCCGGAGCAGCTCCTCGCGGCCCTGGTGGCCGAGGGCATGAGCGTCCCGTTCCCGATCCAGGCCGCGACCCTGCCCAACACCCTCGTGGGCCGTGACGTCCTCGGCCGCGGGCGGACCGGCTCCGGCAAGACGCTGGCCTTCGGGCTGGCGCTGCTGGCCCGTACCGCCGGGCGGCGCGCCGAGCCCCGGCAGCCGCTCGCCCTGGTCCTCGTGCCCACCCGGGAACTGGCGCAGCAGGTCACCGACGCGCTCACCCCGTATGCCCGGTCCGTCCGGCTGCGGCTGGCCACGGTCGTCGGCGGGATGTCCATCGGCAGGCAGTCGAGCGCCCTGCGGGGCGGTTCAGAGATCGTCGTCGCGACGCCCGGGCGGCTCAAGGACCTCATCGACCGGGGTGACTGCCGGCTGGACCAGGTGGACATCACCGTCCTCGACGAGGCCGACCAGATGGCCGACATGGGCTTCATGCCGCAGGTCACGGCGCTGCTCGACCAGGTACGCCCGGGGGGCCAGCGCATGCTGTTCTCCGCGACCCTGGACCGCAACGTCGACCTGCTGGTCCGCCGCTACCTGAGCGACCCCGTCGTGCACTCCGTCGACCCCTCGGCCGCCACGGTCACGACGATGGAGCACCACGTCCTGCACGTGCACGGCACGGACAAGCAGGCCACGACGACGGAGATCGCGGCCCGCGAGGGCCGGGTGATCATGTTCCTGGACACCAAGCACGCCGTGGACCGGCTGACCCGGGACCTGCTCAACAGCGGTGTACGGGCCGCCGCGCTGCACGGCGGGAAGTCGCAGCCGCAGCGCACCCGCACGCTGGCGCAGTTCAAGTCCGGGCACGTCACCGTGCTGGTCGCCACGAACGTCGCCGCCCGCGGCATCCACGTCGACAACCTCGACCTCGTCGTCAACGTCGACCCGCCGACCGACCACAAGGACTACCTGCACCGCGGCGGCCGCACCGCCCGCGCCGGGGAGTCCGGCAGCGTGGTCACCCTGGTCACTCCCGACCAGCGCCGGTCCATGACCCGGCTCATGTCGGACGCGGGCATCCGTCCCCAGGTCACCCAGGTCCGCTCCGGCGAGGCCGAGCTCAGCCGTATCACCGGTGCCCAGGCCCCCTCGGGCGTGCCCGTCGTGATCGCGGCACCGGTGACCGAGCGCCCCAAGCGCGGCGGCGCCTCGCGCCCCGGGCGCGGCCGTCCCGCACAGTCCACCCGCCGTGCCGCCCGGCGCCCCGCCTACGGCTCTGCGGCGTAG
- a CDS encoding SCO5918 family protein has translation MRCVIARFPFDLTKSGVLESMRGVRPEPITGESVTIGRRQYPAMQVGEVITRQDRRDFSSGEVVRAMRHLGFTCHTLPSAAPARALSPLEQASAVLGTPTPS, from the coding sequence ATGCGCTGTGTCATCGCCCGCTTCCCGTTCGACCTGACCAAGAGCGGCGTGCTGGAGTCGATGAGGGGCGTCAGGCCCGAGCCGATCACCGGTGAGTCCGTGACGATCGGACGGCGTCAGTACCCCGCCATGCAGGTGGGTGAGGTCATCACCCGCCAGGACCGCCGGGACTTCAGCTCCGGTGAGGTCGTCCGTGCCATGAGGCACCTCGGCTTCACCTGCCACACCCTCCCCTCGGCGGCTCCGGCACGCGCCCTCAGCCCGCTCGAGCAGGCGTCCGCGGTGCTCGGCACCCCCACACCCTCCTGA
- a CDS encoding MerR family transcriptional regulator, with protein MTAESPLGGRLEDDDYPAYTMGRAVEMLGTTAGFLRALGEARLITPLRSEGGHRRYSRYQLRIAARARELVDQGTPIEAACRIIILEDQLEEAQRINAEYRRAAGGTDVGTG; from the coding sequence ATGACAGCGGAAAGTCCGCTCGGCGGCAGGCTCGAAGACGACGACTACCCCGCCTACACGATGGGCAGGGCGGTCGAGATGCTCGGCACCACCGCCGGCTTCCTCCGCGCCCTCGGGGAAGCCCGCCTCATCACCCCGCTCCGCTCCGAAGGCGGCCACCGGCGGTACTCCCGGTACCAGTTGCGGATCGCGGCGCGCGCCCGGGAGCTCGTCGACCAGGGCACCCCGATCGAGGCCGCCTGCCGCATCATCATCCTGGAGGACCAGCTCGAGGAAGCCCAGCGCATCAACGCCGAATACCGCCGGGCCGCGGGCGGGACGGACGTCGGCACCGGCTGA